The Flavobacterium psychrotrophum region TGTAATGCAGCCTTACTTGCCGAATATCCTACCAGGCTGCCCGGTACATATGCCACTACCGATGTTACATTTACTATTGCAGCATCTGCCTGTTTTTGAAGTTGCGGTAACAGCAACTCACTCAATCTTATTACCGAAAGATAGTTAGTAACAATTTCGGCCTCTGCTGCTTCGTAGCCATTTTTACCGTTTACATAATCGTGTAGTACAGCATTCGCACCATTATTGATCAACACATTAAGGTCAGGAAAATCTGTAGCCACTTGTTTTGCAAGCGCTTCAGCTCCTTCTTTTGTACTAAAGTCGTTTACAATGCCTGTAGCATTACCCAGTTGGGCTACTGCTTTATCCAGTCTTTGTTTATTACGGCCTGTAATTATTACATGGTTGCCCTTTGCAATTAACAGCTTAGCTATTTCAAGGCCAATACCTGCTGTACCGCCGCTTATTAAAACTGTGTTTCCTGTAGTTTTCATATTTTAAAAATAAATTATAACGATTGGTATTATTTACAAGACAAATGTAATCTTATAAATATAACGAATGGTATTATTTTTAATTTATTTTGTCTATACAAATATCAACAAGATTTATGACCATAAAATATTGCTAAAAAATTTAGACCAGAACTAATGTATTTACTTACTAAAGAAAAAATTAACCTTAAAAGATTAGTTATTAGAGAATATTTTTTTTTCTTTATCGTTTTATTAACATTTGCAAACATAAACAATCGCAGCAATCCGTGAGGTGGCCTGTATCATCTAAAATTATTATGAAAACATTTTCAGCACAACAAATCTGCGACCATCTTCAGGGTGAGTTACTTGGCACCACGAGCCATGAGATAAACTCGCCCGAACAAATAGAACGCGCCAACGATAATCAGATCACATTTATTGGCAACAAGAAATATGAAAAACTCTGGGCCGATTCTAAAGCAGCTGTAGCTGTAGTGAATAGCGACATATCTATAGAACCCGGAGATAACAGGGCTTTTATAAAAGTTAATAACGCTGACCTTGCCATGGCATTAGTCCTGGAACTATTTGCAGAACCGGGCCCTCAGTTTGATGAGGCTATACATCCTACTGCCGTTGTACACCCTACCGCTGTATTAGGCGAAGATGTGCGCATAGGTGCGGGCTGCTATGTAGGCGCACATGTAAAACTAGAAAATAACGTTACATTATATGCAAATGCCACGGTACTGGATAAAGTTACCATAGGCAAATTCAGTACCATTTGGTCAGGTGCTGTAATACGCGAAAACTGCCATCTTGGTGCATACTGCATCATTCACCCAAATGCTACAATAGGTGCCGATGGTTTTGGTTTCAGGCCATGCCCGCAAAAGGGACTGGTAAAAATTCCGCAGATAGGTAATGTTATCCTGGGTAATGGCGTAGAAATAGGTGCCGGCTCTTGTGTAGACCGTGGTAAATTTAGCTCTACCATACTGGGCGATGGCTGTAAAATTGATAACCTTGTACAAATAGGCCACAACAGTGTACTGGGTAAATTCTGCATTATGGCAGGCAGCAGCGGACTTGCAGGTTCTGTTACCCTTGGCGATGGCGTTATCATTGGCGGAAGCGCTTCTATAAAAGATCACTCTACAATAGGTTCAGGTGCTGTTATAGGTGCGGGGTCTGGCGTTATAGGAGATGTACCCGCAGGTAAAACCTACCTTGGCTATCCGGCGCTGGAAGCACGTACCACACTTAAGCAGTGGGCTACCCTGAAAAGGATTACCGAAGGTAAAGCATAAACGCTATAAATACATATAAATCGAAACCCGCTGTAAATGGCGGGTTTTGCTATTAGATATGTAATTGTAATTATATAGTTATGATGAATTTTACCACGGGGCACACAAAGTAAAAATACACAAAGGCCACAAAGGACGCTTCGCCTTAAAGAACACAAAACTTTATGGTAAATGCAGCGAAAAAGCTTTATGAACAGACTGTTATGCACTAACAAACAGTATAAACAGATATGATTGATTATTAGACTTTAGGCTACATCTAAAGCAGGATCCCAATAATAATAACCTACAAGTTCCTGGTTAAGATGTTTGCTATCCCAACGATATAGTGCAAAATAGACTAAAAACTTTTCAAGTCCTTTTTGACGCTCTACAGCATTACAGCTTGTAAAATTTATAAGCCTGTTTCTTGATGCCGCATTAGCATAATCGGGAGTTCCCGGTATAGCGCCCATATTGCCCGGTATAACTCCCGGCAGGAAATTATTATGTAAGTTACCCTCATCTAAATAAGAAACGCCATAAATAACAACATCCTCATTTGCATTACCATAAACAGTACCGGCTTTTAAAGATATACGATTGCCGGCATTACCCGAAAAATTTAAAGTGGGAATAAGCCCGTTTGATATCCCGGCATGGTATCCTGTACAAATCATGAACTGGCTGTTGTGACCTATACCCGTGGGCGCAACAGGATCTTTACTGGGTTGCGGATACATCTCTTTAACATATTCAGTATCAATCATGATTAATATCTCAACATCTGATGCTGTTTGAACCTGCGTATTCATAATCTTACATTTTTAATTGATTGCTTCTTACAAATGTTATCTAAACAGATGCAAAAAAAAAGAGTATAATTACCTGAATTTGTAAAACAGGTATTTATACTCTCAATTATTCGATATTTAATTTTTACATTCTAATAAAAACCAAATATTGCATTAGTTAATCAATATTTATAGCTTACTGATGTAGCTACCAAAAGGATCTTTAAACTGATAGCCCTCGCTAAAGCGGTCTTTACTCAGCTTTTTATATTCTGATAACCCCCAAAGAATGAATTCTTTCATAAAAAACAGGTCTTCTTTAGGCGTATCAGGTTGGTATTTTTGTATCAGCTGCTTTAACGGAATAATCTTATCCAGTTCTTTCTGATATACCCTGTCGGTAGCATCATCCGTTAGTTCGAGTCCACTTTCGTTAAAGAACCAGTCAACAATTTCCTGAAACGGTCCTTGTTCTTTATTTTTCTCCAGTTTTTCGATCTTAGGAAAGTATTCTCCAAACAATGTTTTTACTGCGCTGCCTAATAATATCTCAGCTACAGCAGCAGCACCTTCCTGCTCGCCTTCATATACAAGCTCTACCTTACCGGTAATTGCCGGGATAATCCCCATAAAATCACTCAGGCGAACTGTTGTTTTTTCCTGACCCGCCTTAAGCGCCCTACGCTCTGCAGTACTCAGTAGATTCTCGAAAGCTGTGATACTCATACGTGCACTCACACCACTCTTGTAATCAATAAACTCGCTATCGCGGGCTTCAAATCCTATTTGTTCTAACAGGTCTTTTGCTAACGATGGTACATGTATCTCCTCGCTTTGGCGGCCGTCAAGGCGTGCTTCCTGCTCTGTAATGGTACGGGCTATTTTTATAGTTTCCGGATAGTGCGTAAGGATCTGGCTGCCTATCCTGTCTTTTAGCGGCGTAACAATGCTGCCACGGTTGGTATAGTCTTCGGGGTTTGCGGTAAACACAAACTGAAGATCAAGATTCATACGCACTTTAAAGCCACGTATCTGTATGTCGCCTTCCTGCAATATATTAAACAGTGCTACCTGTATGCGTGCCTGTAAATCGGGCAACTCATTAATTACAAAGATACAGCGGTTAGCACGCGGAATCATCCCGAAGTGTATAACGCGGTCATCGGCATAAGACAGTTTAAGATTTGCGGCCTTTATCGGGTCGATATCGCCTATCAGGTCAGCCACGGTAACATCGGGCGTAGCCAGTTTTTCGTAAAAACGTTCGTCGCGGTGCAACCAGCTAATTGGCGTGTCATCACCCTTTTCGGCAAGTAACTCTTTTGCATAGCGCGAAATCGGGTTAAAAGGGTCGTCATTAATTTCAGACCCTTCCACTACGGGTATCCACTCATCCAGCAGGTTTACCATAAGGCGTGCAAGACGTGTCTTGGCCTGTCCGCGAAGCCCAAGCAGGTTAATATTGTGGCGGCTAAGTATCGCCCTTTCAAGTTCTGGTATTACGGTATTTTCAAACCCCCAGACACCTTCAAAAACGTTTTGCCCTTTGGCTATTTTTTTACGCAGGTTTTTGCGCAGTTCATCTTTTATTCCCTGGCTTACATAGCCCGAGGCTTTTAATTCGCCAAATGTTTTTATATTATTTGTCATAAAGTTTTTAAAGTCTTAATGTTTATAAAGTACAAGGTCGGAAGCTACTTAGGCGTTTCCATTTCGAGCGCAGTGAAACGAAGTCGAGAAATCTCAATCTACGTTATATTTAATTTTTATCAATCGAGATTTCTCCATTCCGCTGCGCTCCAGTCGAAATGGAAGAAAGGTCACGTCTATTATCTCTCATCTTAAGTCGAACAATCCAAAAATTCAATAATCTATTTCACCCTCTTCTTCCTGTTCGTTTCATAATCCTCAAAAATCATTTCACCCAGCCCTCTCAAACCGGTATAGAAAGCCTTGCCCTGGTTAGCCTCAGTAAATTCTTTTACAAAACGTTGCAGATAACTATCCTGCGCTATCATAAAAGTAGTTATGGGTATATGTAGCTTGCGTGCCTGTGCCGCCATAGTATAGCATTTCTCAGTAATATAATCATCCAGGCCGTTGCTGTTCATATAATAGGAACCATCGTTTTCGCGAATGCAGCTTGGCTTACCATCAGTAATCATAAAGATCTGCTTGTTGGTATTACGCTTGCGGCGCAGTAAATCCATAGCCAGCTGCAGGCCCGCAACTGTATTGGTATGGTAGGGCCCTACCTGAAGATACGGCAGGTCTTTAATCTCGATAGGCCAGGCATCGTTGCCAAACACCAGTATATCCAGCGTATCTTTAGGATAGCGCGTAGTAATAAGTTCTGCCAGTGCCATGGCGACCTTTTTAGCAGGTGTAATGCGGTCTTCGCCATAAAGTATCATGCTGTGGCTGATGTCTATCATTAACACCGTGCTCATTTGTGCCTTAAAATGGCTATCTTCTACCACCAGGTCGTTCTCGGTAAGGCTAAAAGTGTCTACACCATTATTAACCTGTGCATTTTTCAGGCTTTCGGTAAGCGATATCTTTTCCAGTCCGTCGCCAAAACGATATTCACGGTACTCCCCCGTATGCTCATCGCCAAGGCCGGAATGTTTGCTCCTGTGATTACCCGAGCCGCTTTTTTTAAGGTTGCCAAAAATTTGCTTAAGCGCCTGCTGACGGATGTTCTGCTCCAGTTTAGAACTAAGCGTAACGCCATTGCCGGAACCATCGGGTTTTATTTCCTCCCGGATGTAGCCTTTCTTTTTAAGGTCTTCGATAAAATCGTCTATGCTATATTCAGGAGTGGTAAGTTCGTACTCTTTATCCAGTTGGCGCAGCCAGTCGATGGCTTCGTCAAAATCGCCGGAAGTGTGGGTTATAAGCTCAGTAAATATCTCAAAAAGCTTATCAAACGGCGACACATTAGGGGCTTCGTATGTTTTAAATACAAACCCTTTTCTTCTGCTTGTTTCCATACCCATAAAATTACTACATAAACAAATGCACCCGAAACATGATAAGATTAATTTTCGTTAAAATTTTATCTGTCATGATTAACTAAAATTGTAAACTTGCAAGCCAGCCTTATTATCATAAAAATGGAACGAAAAGATTTTTTAAAGCAA contains the following coding sequences:
- a CDS encoding SDR family oxidoreductase codes for the protein MKTTGNTVLISGGTAGIGLEIAKLLIAKGNHVIITGRNKQRLDKAVAQLGNATGIVNDFSTKEGAEALAKQVATDFPDLNVLINNGANAVLHDYVNGKNGYEAAEAEIVTNYLSVIRLSELLLPQLQKQADAAIVNVTSVVAYVPGSLVGYSASKAALHSYTQSFRHALAQSGSGVKVFELMPPLVDTEFSAPIGGSNGIPPAQVAQEFVTGFENNDYEIRVGNTQYIYDLYRKSPDEAFSVLNPA
- the lpxD gene encoding UDP-3-O-(3-hydroxymyristoyl)glucosamine N-acyltransferase, translating into MKTFSAQQICDHLQGELLGTTSHEINSPEQIERANDNQITFIGNKKYEKLWADSKAAVAVVNSDISIEPGDNRAFIKVNNADLAMALVLELFAEPGPQFDEAIHPTAVVHPTAVLGEDVRIGAGCYVGAHVKLENNVTLYANATVLDKVTIGKFSTIWSGAVIRENCHLGAYCIIHPNATIGADGFGFRPCPQKGLVKIPQIGNVILGNGVEIGAGSCVDRGKFSSTILGDGCKIDNLVQIGHNSVLGKFCIMAGSSGLAGSVTLGDGVIIGGSASIKDHSTIGSGAVIGAGSGVIGDVPAGKTYLGYPALEARTTLKQWATLKRITEGKA
- a CDS encoding AidA/PixA family protein — translated: MNTQVQTASDVEILIMIDTEYVKEMYPQPSKDPVAPTGIGHNSQFMICTGYHAGISNGLIPTLNFSGNAGNRISLKAGTVYGNANEDVVIYGVSYLDEGNLHNNFLPGVIPGNMGAIPGTPDYANAASRNRLINFTSCNAVERQKGLEKFLVYFALYRWDSKHLNQELVGYYYWDPALDVA
- a CDS encoding magnesium chelatase yields the protein MTNNIKTFGELKASGYVSQGIKDELRKNLRKKIAKGQNVFEGVWGFENTVIPELERAILSRHNINLLGLRGQAKTRLARLMVNLLDEWIPVVEGSEINDDPFNPISRYAKELLAEKGDDTPISWLHRDERFYEKLATPDVTVADLIGDIDPIKAANLKLSYADDRVIHFGMIPRANRCIFVINELPDLQARIQVALFNILQEGDIQIRGFKVRMNLDLQFVFTANPEDYTNRGSIVTPLKDRIGSQILTHYPETIKIARTITEQEARLDGRQSEEIHVPSLAKDLLEQIGFEARDSEFIDYKSGVSARMSITAFENLLSTAERRALKAGQEKTTVRLSDFMGIIPAITGKVELVYEGEQEGAAAVAEILLGSAVKTLFGEYFPKIEKLEKNKEQGPFQEIVDWFFNESGLELTDDATDRVYQKELDKIIPLKQLIQKYQPDTPKEDLFFMKEFILWGLSEYKKLSKDRFSEGYQFKDPFGSYISKL
- a CDS encoding vWA domain-containing protein; the encoded protein is METSRRKGFVFKTYEAPNVSPFDKLFEIFTELITHTSGDFDEAIDWLRQLDKEYELTTPEYSIDDFIEDLKKKGYIREEIKPDGSGNGVTLSSKLEQNIRQQALKQIFGNLKKSGSGNHRSKHSGLGDEHTGEYREYRFGDGLEKISLTESLKNAQVNNGVDTFSLTENDLVVEDSHFKAQMSTVLMIDISHSMILYGEDRITPAKKVAMALAELITTRYPKDTLDILVFGNDAWPIEIKDLPYLQVGPYHTNTVAGLQLAMDLLRRKRNTNKQIFMITDGKPSCIRENDGSYYMNSNGLDDYITEKCYTMAAQARKLHIPITTFMIAQDSYLQRFVKEFTEANQGKAFYTGLRGLGEMIFEDYETNRKKRVK